In Paracoccus fistulariae, a single window of DNA contains:
- a CDS encoding THxN family PEP-CTERM protein, with product MNKYASAIFAVSTLVLGAAASQAATLTVTNVSGVWSDWTGGVKQSSTMNGDVAELRWGTPGYTKQQSGYDFAPVPTSGPHQKDQTFTLGTFTHNNFVIDKGISSATLDVTFSFYLGTDSSNIYTRSSQFVFEHWETPNVPESGICVDGKESKPNGVQVGCEDRVTPITNPRKSESFTITEDGVTRTYLFDVTGFNIGENFWTVENQKNSAQLQARFTYEENVPLPPVPLPAAGWLLLAGVAGMGAVARRRRKA from the coding sequence ATGAACAAGTATGCCTCGGCAATTTTTGCCGTCTCCACTCTCGTATTGGGCGCCGCCGCCTCGCAGGCAGCCACCCTGACCGTCACCAACGTTTCCGGCGTCTGGTCCGATTGGACCGGTGGTGTGAAGCAAAGCTCCACCATGAACGGGGATGTTGCTGAACTTCGCTGGGGAACGCCTGGCTATACCAAGCAGCAAAGCGGGTATGATTTCGCGCCGGTGCCGACCTCGGGTCCGCATCAGAAGGATCAGACCTTCACGCTGGGCACCTTTACCCACAACAACTTTGTCATCGACAAGGGGATCAGCAGCGCCACGCTGGATGTGACCTTCTCGTTCTATCTGGGAACGGATTCGTCCAATATATACACGCGTTCGTCGCAATTCGTGTTCGAGCATTGGGAAACGCCGAACGTGCCCGAAAGCGGCATCTGCGTGGATGGCAAGGAAAGCAAACCCAATGGCGTGCAGGTCGGCTGCGAAGACCGCGTGACCCCGATCACCAATCCCAGAAAAAGCGAAAGCTTCACGATCACCGAAGACGGCGTGACCAGAACCTATCTGTTCGATGTGACCGGCTTCAATATCGGCGAGAACTTCTGGACGGTCGAGAACCAGAAGAACAGCGCCCAGCTGCAGGCACGCTTCACCTATGAGGAAAACGTGCCCCTTCCCCCGGTTCCGCTGCCCGCCGCGGGCTGGCTGTTGCTGGCAGGTGTCGCCGGTATGGGCGCGGTTGCGCGCCGTCGCCGCAAAGCCTGA
- a CDS encoding pseudouridine-5'-phosphate glycosidase — MTDAPLHLSPEVSDAIATGKPVVALESTIITHGMPYPQNLDMARKVEGVIRDGGAVPATIAVMGGQIHIGLTDDTLEALARTPPDQAMKLSRADLAVCLTTGRTGATTVAATMICAHLAGIRVFATGGIGGVHRGAEDSFDISADLQELAQTPVTVVAAGAKAILDLPKTWEVLETLGVPVIAYGQDDLPAFWSRNSGIAAPLRMDSPDQIAAAAAMRARLGLKGGQLVANPIPPEAEIPRDQIMPVIEQALAEAEAQKIAAKSVTPFLLQRIFELTGGRSLDSNIALVLNNARLAADIAARMVRQA; from the coding sequence ATGACCGATGCCCCGCTGCACCTCTCGCCCGAAGTTTCCGACGCGATTGCGACGGGCAAGCCGGTCGTGGCGCTGGAAAGCACCATCATCACACATGGCATGCCCTATCCGCAGAATCTGGACATGGCGCGCAAGGTCGAAGGCGTGATCCGTGATGGCGGGGCCGTGCCCGCGACCATCGCGGTGATGGGCGGCCAGATCCATATCGGCCTGACCGATGACACGTTAGAGGCGCTGGCCCGGACCCCACCCGATCAGGCGATGAAGCTGTCGCGCGCCGATCTGGCCGTCTGCCTGACCACCGGCCGCACCGGCGCCACGACCGTGGCGGCGACGATGATCTGCGCCCATCTGGCCGGAATCCGGGTCTTTGCCACCGGCGGCATCGGCGGCGTGCATCGCGGCGCGGAAGACAGCTTCGACATCTCGGCCGATCTGCAGGAACTGGCGCAAACCCCGGTCACGGTCGTGGCCGCCGGGGCCAAGGCGATCCTGGACCTGCCCAAGACGTGGGAGGTGCTGGAAACGCTGGGCGTGCCGGTCATCGCCTATGGGCAGGACGACCTGCCCGCCTTCTGGTCGCGCAACAGCGGCATCGCCGCGCCCTTGCGGATGGACAGCCCCGACCAGATCGCCGCCGCCGCCGCGATGCGCGCGCGGCTGGGCCTGAAGGGCGGCCAGCTGGTCGCCAACCCGATCCCGCCCGAGGCCGAAATCCCCCGCGACCAGATCATGCCGGTCATCGAACAGGCCCTGGCCGAGGCAGAGGCGCAGAAGATCGCCGCCAAATCGGTGACCCCTTTCCTGCTGCAGCGGATCTTCGAGCTGACCGGGGGCCGGTCGCTGGACTCGAACATCGCGCTGGTGCTGAACAATGCCCGCCTTGCCGCCGATATCGCGGCCCGGATGGTTCGACAGGCCTGA
- a CDS encoding PfkB family carbohydrate kinase: MTPAQEEARPDILCIGAMLWDVIGRAPRRMAAGADVPGRIRHIPGGVALNVAIALARWGLKPAVLSAVGRDPEGEALVREAGRLGVMTGWLARDTGLPTDCYMGIEDSEGLIAAIADAHSLEEAGAAILHPLDQALADWRGPAVLDGNLTERLLAQVATDPRLAHADLRVVPASPGKAERLEPLIAARRGCFYLNRFEAQILAGHACPDAASAAQAVVRRGAARVLVTDGPNPAADAITNGPTLTLAPPSVTVARVTGAGDCFLAAHLAAELKNTPREAALHQAVQASAAHVSGKDVP; encoded by the coding sequence ATGACCCCCGCGCAAGAGGAGGCCCGGCCCGATATTCTGTGCATCGGGGCGATGCTGTGGGACGTGATCGGCCGCGCCCCGCGCCGGATGGCGGCGGGGGCCGATGTGCCCGGCCGCATCCGCCATATCCCCGGCGGCGTGGCGCTGAACGTGGCCATCGCGCTGGCCCGGTGGGGGCTGAAGCCCGCCGTCCTCTCCGCCGTGGGCCGCGACCCCGAGGGCGAGGCGCTGGTGCGCGAGGCCGGGCGTCTGGGCGTTATGACCGGCTGGCTGGCGCGCGATACCGGATTGCCGACCGACTGCTATATGGGGATCGAGGATAGCGAAGGCCTGATCGCCGCGATTGCCGATGCCCACAGCCTTGAAGAGGCGGGCGCGGCGATCCTGCACCCGCTGGATCAGGCGCTGGCCGATTGGCGCGGCCCGGCGGTGCTGGACGGCAACCTGACCGAGCGGCTTCTGGCGCAGGTCGCGACCGATCCGCGCCTGGCCCATGCCGATCTGCGCGTCGTGCCCGCCAGCCCCGGCAAGGCCGAGCGGCTGGAGCCGCTGATCGCCGCCCGCCGCGGTTGTTTTTACCTGAACCGGTTCGAGGCCCAGATCCTTGCCGGTCACGCCTGCCCCGACGCCGCCAGCGCCGCGCAGGCCGTGGTCCGCCGGGGCGCGGCCCGGGTGCTGGTCACAGATGGCCCGAACCCCGCCGCCGATGCCATCACCAACGGCCCGACCCTGACCCTGGCCCCGCCCAGCGTGACCGTCGCCCGTGTCACCGGCGCGGGCGATTGCTTTCTGGCCGCACATCTGGCGGCCGAGTTGAAGAACACCCCCCGCGAGGCCGCGCTGCATCAGGCGGTTCAGGCCTCGGCGGCCCATGTTTCCGGAAAGGATGTCCCATGA
- a CDS encoding ArsR/SmtB family transcription factor yields MTAPAPDRLDLIFAALADPTRRRVLSMLLEDDMAVSDVAQPFEMSLAAISKHLSVLAAAGLIRQERRGRITWCKLDPDGMRAASVWMQGFGQFDPVDLDDFERFLEGQIREWSEE; encoded by the coding sequence ATGACCGCCCCCGCACCCGACAGGCTGGACCTGATCTTCGCCGCTCTGGCCGATCCGACGCGACGCCGGGTCTTGTCCATGCTGCTGGAAGATGACATGGCCGTCAGCGATGTCGCCCAGCCCTTCGAGATGAGCCTTGCGGCCATTTCCAAGCACCTCTCTGTCCTGGCCGCCGCCGGCCTGATCCGGCAGGAGCGCCGCGGGCGGATCACCTGGTGCAAGCTGGATCCGGACGGGATGCGGGCGGCCTCGGTCTGGATGCAGGGTTTCGGGCAGTTCGACCCGGTGGATCTGGACGATTTCGAACGCTTTCTGGAAGGCCAGATAAGGGAATGGAGCGAAGAATGA
- a CDS encoding AtpZ/AtpI family protein: MAKEPRNDSDRQQDAARLRDLEDRLSRLTKAPEVGGPMAGYDKAHVAWRMVTEIVAGIVLGCGIGYGLDWMFGTTPFLMILFILLGFAAGIKVMMRTAAELGNNPGKPPETDEGTDRGD; encoded by the coding sequence ATGGCCAAAGAGCCCCGGAACGACAGCGACCGGCAGCAAGACGCCGCCCGCTTGCGCGATCTGGAGGACAGGCTGTCCCGGCTTACCAAGGCGCCAGAGGTCGGCGGACCGATGGCAGGCTATGACAAGGCGCATGTCGCCTGGCGCATGGTCACCGAGATCGTGGCGGGCATCGTGCTGGGCTGCGGGATCGGATACGGATTGGATTGGATGTTCGGCACCACGCCGTTCCTGATGATCCTGTTTATTCTTCTTGGCTTCGCGGCCGGTATCAAAGTGATGATGCGCACCGCGGCCGAGCTTGGCAACAATCCCGGCAAGCCGCCGGAGACCGATGAGGGAACAGATCGTGGCGACTGA
- a CDS encoding F0F1 ATP synthase subunit A codes for MREQIVATEAEAATGLSFHPMEQFIVKPLFGDGPVHWYTPTNVTLWLFLIIVATAALLIWGTRGRSIVPNRSQSMAELSYGMVHKMVEDISGKDGLKYFPYIMTLFMFVLFGNFLGLLPKAFTVTSHIAVTGVLAFAVFFTVTAIGFIKNGAHFLDLFWVRSAPLAIRPVLAVIEVISYFVRPVSHSIRLAGNMIAGHAVIKVFAGFAAIAAVAPVSIVAVIGMYAFEVLVAFIQAYVFTILTCVYLKDALHPSH; via the coding sequence ATGAGGGAACAGATCGTGGCGACTGAAGCGGAAGCAGCAACTGGCCTTTCCTTTCACCCGATGGAACAGTTCATCGTGAAGCCGCTGTTCGGCGATGGCCCGGTTCACTGGTACACGCCGACCAATGTGACGCTGTGGCTGTTCCTGATCATCGTCGCCACCGCTGCGCTGCTGATCTGGGGCACGCGCGGCCGCTCGATCGTTCCCAACCGCTCGCAATCCATGGCCGAGCTGTCCTATGGCATGGTCCATAAGATGGTCGAGGATATCTCGGGCAAGGACGGCCTGAAATATTTCCCCTATATCATGACGCTGTTCATGTTCGTGCTGTTCGGGAACTTCCTGGGCCTGCTGCCCAAGGCCTTTACCGTCACCTCGCATATCGCGGTGACCGGCGTGCTGGCCTTTGCCGTCTTCTTTACCGTGACCGCCATCGGCTTCATCAAGAACGGCGCGCATTTCCTGGACCTGTTCTGGGTGCGCTCGGCCCCGCTGGCGATCCGCCCGGTGCTGGCCGTGATCGAGGTGATCAGCTACTTCGTGCGTCCGGTCAGCCATTCGATCCGTCTTGCCGGTAACATGATTGCCGGTCACGCCGTGATCAAGGTTTTCGCGGGCTTCGCGGCCATCGCCGCCGTCGCCCCGGTGTCCATCGTGGCCGTGATCGGCATGTATGCCTTTGAGGTGCTGGTCGCCTTCATCCAGGCCTATGTGTTCACCATCCTGACCTGCGTTTACCTGAAAGATGCGCTGCACCCGTCGCACTAA
- a CDS encoding F0F1 ATP synthase subunit C gives MEGNIGELGQYIGVGLTAIGMGGAAIGVGNVAGNFLAGALRNPSAAAGQTATLFIGMAFAEALGIFSFLVALLLMFAV, from the coding sequence ATGGAAGGCAATATCGGAGAACTGGGCCAGTACATCGGCGTCGGCCTGACCGCCATCGGCATGGGCGGCGCAGCCATCGGTGTGGGCAACGTTGCCGGCAACTTCCTGGCAGGCGCCCTGCGCAACCCGTCGGCAGCCGCCGGCCAGACCGCCACGCTGTTCATCGGCATGGCCTTTGCGGAAGCTCTGGGGATCTTCTCGTTCCTCGTCGCGCTTCTGCTGATGTTCGCAGTCTGA
- a CDS encoding F0F1 ATP synthase subunit B', whose translation MISLLQEAATQVVEHSEDAAAAAVAQGDAAGHAAEAAQAAESSGLPQLDVSTFSNQIFWLVLCLLVLYWVLAKVALPRIAAVISDRQGAVTGDLMAAEEFKQKAKDAEAAYDKALADARSEAQKIVAANRAEIQKELDEAIAHADAEIAARSAESEKRIGEIRESAATNAREVARDVTAELVRAFGGNVDEAAVNSAVDARMKGALQ comes from the coding sequence ATGATCAGCCTGTTGCAAGAGGCCGCCACCCAGGTGGTCGAACATTCTGAAGACGCTGCCGCTGCTGCGGTTGCGCAAGGCGATGCCGCAGGGCATGCCGCCGAAGCGGCTCAGGCCGCCGAATCGTCGGGTCTGCCGCAGCTGGACGTCAGCACGTTTTCCAACCAGATCTTCTGGCTGGTCCTGTGCCTGCTGGTGCTGTACTGGGTGCTGGCCAAGGTCGCGCTGCCCCGGATCGCCGCCGTTATCTCGGATCGTCAGGGGGCTGTGACCGGCGACCTGATGGCTGCCGAAGAATTCAAGCAGAAAGCGAAAGACGCCGAAGCTGCCTATGACAAGGCACTGGCCGATGCGCGCTCGGAAGCTCAGAAGATCGTGGCCGCGAACCGCGCCGAGATCCAGAAAGAGCTGGATGAGGCGATTGCCCATGCTGACGCCGAAATCGCCGCCCGCAGCGCGGAATCGGAAAAGCGTATCGGTGAGATCCGCGAATCCGCCGCGACCAATGCCCGCGAAGTTGCGCGCGACGTGACGGCCGAACTGGTCCGTGCCTTCGGTGGCAATGTCGATGAGGCTGCGGTCAATTCGGCTGTGGATGCGCGCATGAAAGGGGCCCTGCAATGA
- a CDS encoding F0F1 ATP synthase subunit B encodes MKKLSTVAVAAALVAGPAAAASGAFFSLRNTDFIVTLAFIGFVALLIYFKVPAKIGALLDQRAEGIRKDLDEARRLREEAQEIYSSYERRQREVAGQAEQIVANAKREAEAQAAKAKDDLKTSIERRLKAAEEQISSAENDAVRAVRDRAVQTAVAAASELLGQQVEKGQRSAGIDDAIADVARRLN; translated from the coding sequence ATGAAAAAGCTGAGCACCGTTGCCGTTGCCGCCGCGCTTGTCGCGGGCCCGGCTGCTGCCGCGTCGGGGGCGTTCTTCTCGCTCCGCAATACCGACTTTATCGTCACGCTGGCCTTTATCGGCTTTGTCGCGCTGCTGATCTATTTCAAGGTGCCCGCCAAGATCGGTGCCCTGCTGGACCAGCGCGCCGAAGGGATCCGCAAGGATCTGGACGAAGCCCGCCGTCTGCGTGAGGAAGCGCAAGAGATCTATTCCAGCTATGAGCGCCGTCAACGCGAAGTTGCGGGCCAGGCAGAGCAGATCGTGGCCAATGCCAAGCGCGAGGCCGAAGCACAGGCCGCCAAGGCCAAGGATGATCTGAAAACCTCGATCGAGCGTCGCCTGAAGGCCGCCGAAGAGCAGATCTCCAGTGCCGAAAATGACGCGGTGCGCGCAGTGCGCGACCGTGCCGTTCAGACAGCGGTCGCCGCAGCCTCGGAGCTGCTGGGCCAGCAAGTCGAAAAAGGCCAGCGTTCTGCTGGTATCGACGACGCCATCGCAGATGTGGCGCGTCGCCTGAACTGA
- a CDS encoding FCD domain-containing protein, whose amino-acid sequence MPFQKITAEKLSHAVMRQIEELILQGILRPGDRLPAERELAETMGVSRPSLREALAEMQESGLLIARAGSGVYVADVLGSAFSPALVRLMSEHERAADDYLSFRRELEGMAAQRVATLAGDEDLAVIDQSYRRMAEAHDKADPEREAALDAAFHMAIVEAGHNIVALHMMRSMNDLLQQGVLYNRTRIFTLPDNRNRLLQQHGQINDALQRRDGPGARAMVEAHLDFIADCLRAQRLADEHDQLARRRLNKRS is encoded by the coding sequence ATGCCCTTCCAGAAGATCACCGCCGAAAAACTGTCGCATGCCGTGATGCGTCAGATCGAAGAACTGATCCTTCAGGGCATCCTGCGACCCGGCGACCGCCTGCCTGCAGAGCGGGAACTGGCCGAAACCATGGGCGTCTCGCGCCCCTCGCTGCGCGAGGCCCTGGCCGAGATGCAAGAGAGCGGCCTGCTGATCGCGCGGGCGGGTTCGGGGGTCTATGTGGCCGATGTGCTGGGCTCGGCCTTTTCGCCCGCGCTGGTGCGGCTGATGTCGGAACATGAGCGCGCCGCCGATGATTACCTGTCCTTCCGGCGAGAGCTTGAAGGCATGGCCGCCCAGCGGGTCGCCACATTGGCGGGGGACGAGGATCTGGCCGTCATCGATCAAAGCTATCGCCGCATGGCCGAGGCGCATGACAAGGCCGATCCGGAACGCGAAGCCGCGCTGGACGCCGCCTTTCACATGGCCATCGTCGAGGCCGGCCATAATATCGTGGCGCTGCATATGATGCGGTCGATGAACGATCTGCTGCAACAGGGGGTGCTTTACAACCGCACCCGCATCTTCACCCTGCCCGACAATCGCAACCGGCTGCTGCAGCAGCATGGCCAGATCAACGATGCCCTGCAGCGCCGCGACGGGCCAGGCGCCCGGGCGATGGTCGAGGCGCATCTGGATTTCATCGCCGACTGCCTGCGCGCACAGCGGCTGGCCGACGAGCATGACCAACTGGCCCGCCGCCGCCTGAACAAGCGCAGCTGA
- a CDS encoding OmpA family protein produces MNFRVPTLLAASGLMALGACTDPSMTGTGTGTGMSRTQQGALAGAALGALYGVSRDDDSNNEGRDAARGAILGAAAGAVAGNILDRQAKSLQQSLSNPNIQVVNRGSYLQVIMPEGILFATDSSAVSGVAQNDLYAVARNLNEYPNSLVEVVGHTDNTGSATYNQQLSVRRAQSVSNILAAAGVNAGRLTATGRGFSQPVASNDTATGRAQNRRVEILIRPTR; encoded by the coding sequence ATGAACTTCCGCGTCCCCACTCTTCTTGCCGCATCCGGGCTGATGGCCCTGGGCGCCTGCACCGACCCGTCCATGACGGGCACCGGCACCGGCACGGGGATGAGCCGCACCCAGCAGGGCGCCCTGGCCGGCGCGGCACTGGGCGCGCTTTACGGTGTGTCGCGTGACGATGACAGCAATAACGAAGGCCGCGATGCGGCGCGCGGGGCGATCCTGGGCGCGGCGGCGGGCGCGGTTGCGGGCAACATCCTGGACCGTCAGGCGAAATCGCTGCAACAATCGCTGTCGAACCCGAATATCCAGGTCGTCAATCGCGGCTCTTACCTGCAGGTCATCATGCCCGAGGGCATCCTGTTCGCCACCGATTCCTCGGCCGTGTCGGGCGTGGCGCAGAACGACCTTTACGCCGTGGCGCGCAACCTGAACGAATATCCCAACAGCCTGGTCGAGGTCGTGGGCCATACCGACAATACCGGCTCGGCCACCTATAACCAGCAGCTTTCGGTGCGCCGTGCGCAATCGGTCAGCAATATCCTGGCCGCCGCAGGGGTGAATGCGGGCCGCCTGACGGCCACCGGGCGCGGCTTCAGCCAGCCGGTCGCCTCGAACGACACCGCCACCGGCCGCGCGCAGAACCGCCGGGTCGAGATCCTGATCCGTCCGACCCGCTAA
- the nth gene encoding endonuclease III produces MAQTRRLPQPLPFDQQVAIFSRLAQSNPDPVTELNFVNPYTLVVAVALSAQATDVGVNKATRGLFALADTPQKMLDLGLEGVTEHIKTIGLFRQKAKNVIALSRILVEDYGGEVPDSRAALMSLPGVGRKTANVVLNSAFRYPSQAVDTHIFRVGNRTHIAPGRDVDAVERAIEDNVPVRFQQDAHHWLILHGRYICQARRPRCGICVIRDLCPFEEKTE; encoded by the coding sequence ATGGCCCAGACCCGTCGCTTGCCGCAGCCCTTGCCCTTCGATCAGCAGGTCGCGATCTTTTCGCGGCTGGCGCAGTCGAATCCGGACCCCGTGACCGAGCTGAATTTCGTGAACCCCTATACGCTGGTCGTTGCGGTGGCGCTGTCGGCGCAGGCGACCGATGTGGGGGTGAACAAGGCGACCAGGGGGCTGTTCGCACTGGCCGATACGCCGCAGAAGATGCTGGATCTGGGCCTTGAGGGCGTGACCGAGCATATCAAGACCATCGGCCTGTTCCGGCAGAAGGCCAAGAACGTGATCGCCCTGTCGCGCATCCTGGTCGAGGATTACGGCGGCGAGGTGCCCGACAGCCGCGCCGCGCTGATGTCGCTGCCCGGTGTCGGGCGCAAGACCGCCAATGTGGTGCTGAACAGCGCCTTTCGCTATCCGTCGCAGGCCGTCGATACGCATATCTTCCGCGTCGGCAACCGCACCCATATCGCGCCCGGCCGCGATGTCGATGCGGTCGAGCGCGCGATCGAGGATAACGTCCCCGTCCGTTTTCAGCAGGACGCCCATCACTGGCTGATCCTGCATGGCCGCTATATCTGTCAGGCACGCCGCCCGCGCTGCGGGATCTGCGTGATCCGTGACCTCTGCCCTTTCGAGGAGAAGACCGAATGA
- a CDS encoding adenosine kinase, translating to MTTPYVIGIGNAVMDVIAPTEDQRLADLGIQKGIMQLIERERSEFLMAAQADDHSAAQAKSRLVPGGSVANTLAGIGSLGLKTAFIGRVADDELGRAYARQTEAAGTAFVNAPVAGAELPTSRSIIFVTPDGERSMNTYLGISAELGPEDVDPAVFDGAGWLFLEGYLFDKARGKDAFLKATEYCHAAGGQAGIALSDPFCVDRHRDDFRKLVAGPMDYVIGNVHEWQSLYQVEDLDEALRLAVADCDTVICTRSGNDAILIRKGERVTAPVHRVVPVDATGAGDQFAAGLIYGLATGAALADAGRMGCIAAAEVIGHVGPRPERDLREDFRAEGLIQG from the coding sequence ATGACCACCCCCTATGTGATTGGCATCGGCAATGCCGTGATGGATGTGATCGCGCCGACCGAGGATCAGCGGCTGGCCGATCTGGGCATCCAGAAGGGCATCATGCAGTTGATCGAGCGTGAGCGGTCCGAATTCCTGATGGCCGCGCAGGCCGATGATCACAGCGCCGCGCAGGCGAAGTCGCGTCTGGTGCCCGGCGGCTCGGTCGCCAATACGCTGGCGGGGATCGGCAGTCTGGGGCTGAAGACCGCATTCATCGGCCGGGTGGCGGATGATGAGCTTGGCCGCGCCTATGCCCGACAGACCGAAGCCGCAGGCACCGCCTTCGTGAACGCTCCGGTGGCGGGGGCGGAACTGCCGACCTCTCGCAGCATCATCTTTGTGACGCCGGATGGCGAACGCTCGATGAACACCTATCTGGGCATCTCGGCCGAGCTTGGCCCGGAAGACGTCGATCCGGCAGTGTTCGATGGCGCGGGCTGGCTGTTTCTGGAGGGCTATCTGTTCGACAAGGCCAGGGGGAAGGACGCCTTTCTGAAAGCCACGGAATATTGCCACGCGGCGGGCGGGCAGGCGGGGATTGCGCTGTCCGATCCCTTCTGCGTCGACCGCCATCGCGACGATTTTCGCAAGCTGGTCGCCGGGCCGATGGATTACGTCATCGGCAATGTCCATGAATGGCAGTCGCTGTATCAGGTCGAGGATCTGGACGAGGCGCTGCGGCTGGCCGTGGCCGATTGCGACACGGTGATCTGCACGCGGTCGGGAAATGATGCGATCCTGATCCGAAAGGGCGAACGGGTGACGGCGCCGGTGCATCGCGTGGTGCCGGTGGATGCGACAGGGGCGGGCGATCAGTTCGCGGCGGGGCTGATCTATGGTCTGGCGACGGGCGCGGCGCTGGCCGATGCCGGGCGCATGGGCTGCATCGCGGCGGCTGAGGTGATCGGCCATGTCGGCCCGCGCCCCGAGCGTGACCTGCGCGAGGATTTCCGCGCCGAGGGGCTGATCCAGGGCTGA
- a CDS encoding Hint domain-containing protein, giving the protein MAVFDAIYLGKLTTFIDGAEGNIATENASALLGRTFGGRADALAGRIVSVSTRDLGGQSNHLDNDNSLTNDELTFDLGDGSGPQTTVHDGLAVYGAKVTFTDGTRASVRAVLFQDKQGNLFLAPSLFANDGTYNALKSGPIRSLTLNNVHERPFNLRVDRATDNFVTCFTPGTMIDTPEGPRDVASLKAGDLVITVDRGAQPLRWIGKTTVLVADEAHLRPVRIAAGALGEGQPHADLEVSPQHRILVRSAIARRMFGAEEVLVAARHLASLPGIEIREDLGEVTYFHLLFDQHELVISNGAATESLYVGPHALMAVPEAAREEILTLFPALADGGCDVWSAPVRQFVPGRRGRQLALRHVNNSKPVLGQMAGNVP; this is encoded by the coding sequence GTGGCCGTTTTCGACGCAATCTACCTTGGGAAATTGACGACCTTCATCGATGGCGCTGAAGGAAATATCGCGACCGAGAATGCCTCGGCGCTGCTGGGCAGGACATTCGGGGGACGCGCGGATGCGCTGGCCGGCAGGATCGTCTCGGTCTCGACCCGCGATCTTGGCGGGCAGTCCAATCATCTGGACAATGACAACAGCCTGACGAATGACGAACTGACCTTCGATCTGGGCGATGGCAGCGGGCCGCAGACCACGGTGCATGACGGGCTGGCGGTTTACGGCGCGAAGGTCACCTTTACCGATGGCACAAGGGCCAGCGTCAGGGCGGTGCTGTTTCAGGACAAACAGGGCAACCTGTTCCTGGCGCCGTCGCTATTTGCCAATGACGGCACCTATAACGCGCTGAAATCGGGGCCGATCCGGTCGCTGACCCTGAACAACGTGCATGAGCGCCCGTTCAATCTGCGCGTCGACCGTGCGACGGATAATTTTGTGACCTGCTTCACGCCGGGCACGATGATCGACACGCCAGAGGGCCCGCGCGATGTGGCCAGCCTGAAAGCAGGCGATCTGGTGATCACGGTGGATCGCGGCGCGCAGCCCTTGCGCTGGATCGGCAAGACCACGGTTCTGGTGGCGGATGAGGCGCATTTGCGGCCCGTTCGCATTGCGGCGGGCGCGTTGGGCGAGGGGCAGCCGCATGCGGATCTGGAGGTGTCGCCGCAGCACCGGATCCTGGTCCGCTCTGCCATTGCGCGGCGGATGTTCGGCGCCGAGGAGGTTCTGGTGGCGGCCCGGCATCTGGCCTCTCTTCCCGGGATCGAGATCCGCGAGGATCTGGGCGAGGTGACCTATTTTCACCTGCTCTTCGATCAGCATGAGCTGGTCATCTCGAACGGGGCGGCGACCGAGTCGCTTTATGTCGGGCCGCATGCGCTGATGGCGGTGCCCGAGGCCGCGCGAGAAGAGATCCTGACGCTGTTTCCGGCCCTGGCCGATGGGGGCTGTGACGTATGGTCGGCGCCGGTCCGGCAATTCGTGCCCGGTCGGCGCGGGCGCCAGCTGGCCTTGCGGCATGTGAACAACAGCAAGCCCGTGCTGGGGCAGATGGCCGGCAACGTTCCCTGA